One region of Roseovarius faecimaris genomic DNA includes:
- the yihA gene encoding ribosome biogenesis GTP-binding protein YihA/YsxC — MIELPFPIAEPPEPEQAEAARKLFAGPVEFLKGVVAMPGLPPADRIEVCFAGRSNVGKSSLINALTGRKAIARASNTPGRTQEINFFTLGDERYLVDLPGYGFANAPVAVVEKWQRLLKQYLSGRPTLRRAFVLIDARHGIKAVDEEIMSLLDSAAVTFQVVLTKADKINATTLEKTLAQTRKRLQNHTAAFPELILTSSEKGDGIPTLRATIAALI; from the coding sequence ATGATCGAGCTGCCCTTTCCCATTGCCGAGCCGCCCGAACCGGAGCAGGCAGAGGCCGCGCGCAAGCTCTTCGCCGGACCGGTAGAGTTTCTCAAAGGCGTCGTGGCGATGCCGGGCCTGCCTCCTGCCGACCGGATTGAAGTGTGCTTTGCCGGGCGCTCGAACGTGGGCAAGTCATCTCTGATCAACGCTCTGACCGGCCGCAAGGCCATCGCGCGGGCGTCCAACACACCCGGTCGCACGCAAGAGATCAATTTCTTCACCCTGGGCGACGAGCGCTACCTCGTCGATCTGCCCGGCTATGGGTTTGCCAATGCGCCGGTGGCAGTGGTGGAAAAATGGCAGCGGCTGTTGAAACAATACCTCTCTGGCCGCCCGACGCTCCGCCGCGCTTTCGTGCTGATCGATGCACGCCACGGGATCAAGGCGGTGGACGAAGAGATCATGAGCCTTCTCGACAGCGCCGCAGTGACCTTCCAGGTGGTGCTGACCAAGGCGGACAAGATCAACGCCACCACGCTTGAAAAGACCCTGGCCCAGACCCGCAAACGCCTGCAAAACCACACCGCGGCCTTTCCCGAGCTGATCCTCACCTCCAGCGAAAAGGGTGACGGCATCCCCACCCTGCGGGCCACCATCGCCGCGCTGATCTGA
- the ttcA gene encoding tRNA 2-thiocytidine(32) synthetase TtcA — protein MLDDLDDIHPLFHGAPKTTEFKKLRKRIIKNVREAVDQYGMVERDARWLVCLSGGKDSYTLLAALYELKWRGMLPVDILACNLDQGQPGFPATVLPEFLERMQVPHRIEYQDTYSIVVDKVPQGRTYCALCSRLRRGNLYRIAREEGCSAVVLGHHRDDILETFFMNLFHGGRLATMPPKLVNEEGDLFVYRPLAHVAEADCEKFARAMNYPIIPCDLCGSQDGLQRQQVKQILDGWEANAPGRRQVMFRALMNVRPTHLLDTKLQDFAALMRDLPQDGD, from the coding sequence ATGCTTGACGATCTCGACGATATCCACCCGCTGTTTCACGGCGCGCCCAAGACCACCGAATTCAAGAAACTGCGCAAGCGGATCATCAAGAATGTCCGCGAGGCCGTGGACCAGTATGGCATGGTCGAACGCGACGCGCGTTGGCTGGTCTGCCTGTCGGGCGGCAAGGACAGCTATACGCTTCTGGCCGCGCTTTATGAGCTGAAATGGCGCGGCATGCTGCCGGTGGATATTCTGGCCTGCAATCTCGATCAGGGGCAGCCCGGCTTTCCGGCAACGGTGCTGCCGGAGTTTCTGGAACGGATGCAGGTGCCGCACCGGATCGAATATCAGGACACCTATTCCATCGTGGTCGACAAGGTGCCCCAGGGCCGGACCTATTGCGCTTTGTGCTCGCGTCTGCGCCGCGGCAACCTGTACCGGATTGCCCGGGAAGAAGGCTGTTCAGCGGTGGTTCTGGGCCATCACCGGGACGATATTCTTGAGACGTTTTTCATGAACTTGTTCCACGGCGGGCGGCTGGCCACGATGCCGCCGAAGCTGGTCAACGAAGAGGGCGATCTGTTTGTCTATCGCCCGCTGGCGCATGTGGCCGAGGCCGATTGCGAGAAGTTTGCCCGCGCGATGAACTATCCGATCATTCCCTGCGATTTGTGCGGCTCGCAGGACGGGTTGCAACGCCAGCAGGTCAAACAGATCCTCGATGGCTGGGAGGCAAACGCGCCCGGACGGCGGCAAGTTATGTTCCGTGCGCTTATGAATGTACGGCCAACACATCTGCTTGACACGAAGCTGCAGGATTTCGCAGCGCTGATGCGTGATCTGCCACAGGACGGCGACTGA
- the yidC gene encoding membrane protein insertase YidC — protein sequence MDDQNKNLILATALSFLVILIWFVVFPPPEPTPQDVSATEATAESNDPAVATTPTAADGTTEATPAQTAEADAAPDAPRVAIDTPRLQGTISLQGGRIDELSLKNYRETLEPGSDIVTLLSPVGSETPYYALYGWAPGNGLTHEQVPGANTIWSVESGKSLSPETPVTLAWDNGAGLTFRREISVDDRYMFSVTQTVENTGGAPVSLAPYGILARHGVPQDMKNFFILHEGLIAMHDGELSEVDYDDVADYEFNPREGAQAQVVQVAENGWTGFTDHYWMTTLIPEPGSAFKAVKKFDPRRNIYQTETVLPTQTVAPGETISADTRLFAGAKEWEAIRHYQNEEGVERFLDSIDWGWFFFLTKPIFAVLHWLNALIGNMGWAIIGLTLLIKALLLPLAYKSYVSMAKMKELQPQMEAIKERVGDDRQKMQQEMMALYKKEKVNPASGCLPILLQIPIFFSLYKVIFVTLELRHAPWIGWIKDLSAPDPSSIFNFWGILPWAAPETGSILHLLFIGIMPLVLGISMWLQQKLNPAPTDPTQKMILAWMPWVFMFMLGSFASGLVLYWIANNTITFIQQYLIMRSQGYKPDVFGNIMSGFKRGAKPDKK from the coding sequence ATGGACGATCAGAATAAAAACCTCATTCTTGCGACAGCGCTCAGCTTCCTCGTGATCCTGATCTGGTTCGTCGTGTTCCCACCGCCGGAACCGACCCCGCAGGATGTGTCCGCCACCGAGGCAACCGCCGAAAGCAACGATCCCGCCGTGGCCACGACACCCACCGCCGCCGACGGCACGACAGAGGCAACCCCCGCGCAAACCGCCGAGGCGGACGCCGCCCCCGATGCGCCGCGCGTGGCCATCGACACCCCGCGCCTGCAAGGTACGATCTCGCTTCAGGGCGGGCGGATCGACGAACTGTCGCTCAAGAACTACCGCGAAACGCTTGAGCCAGGCTCCGACATCGTCACGCTGCTGTCGCCCGTGGGCAGCGAAACACCCTATTACGCGCTCTATGGCTGGGCCCCCGGCAACGGCCTGACCCACGAACAGGTGCCCGGTGCGAATACGATCTGGTCGGTTGAAAGCGGCAAGAGCCTGAGCCCGGAAACCCCGGTCACCCTGGCCTGGGACAATGGCGCGGGCCTCACCTTCCGCCGCGAGATCAGCGTCGATGACCGCTACATGTTCTCGGTCACGCAGACAGTGGAAAACACCGGCGGCGCGCCTGTGTCTCTTGCCCCGTACGGCATTCTCGCGCGTCACGGGGTTCCGCAGGATATGAAGAATTTCTTCATCCTGCACGAGGGCCTCATCGCCATGCATGACGGCGAGCTGTCCGAGGTGGATTACGACGACGTCGCCGACTATGAATTCAACCCGCGGGAGGGCGCTCAGGCGCAGGTGGTCCAGGTCGCCGAAAATGGCTGGACCGGCTTCACCGATCATTACTGGATGACCACGCTGATCCCCGAGCCGGGCAGCGCATTCAAGGCGGTCAAGAAATTCGACCCGCGCCGCAACATCTATCAGACGGAAACTGTCCTGCCGACACAGACCGTCGCCCCTGGCGAGACGATCAGCGCCGACACCCGCCTGTTTGCGGGCGCCAAGGAATGGGAGGCAATCCGCCACTACCAGAACGAAGAGGGCGTTGAGCGCTTCCTCGACTCGATCGACTGGGGCTGGTTCTTCTTCCTGACGAAGCCGATCTTTGCGGTGCTGCATTGGCTCAACGCGCTCATTGGCAATATGGGCTGGGCCATCATTGGTCTGACACTGCTGATCAAGGCGCTGCTCCTGCCGCTTGCGTACAAATCCTACGTCTCCATGGCCAAAATGAAAGAGCTGCAGCCGCAAATGGAAGCCATCAAGGAGCGTGTCGGCGACGACCGCCAGAAAATGCAGCAGGAGATGATGGCGCTCTACAAGAAGGAAAAGGTAAACCCGGCCTCGGGCTGTCTGCCGATCCTCTTACAGATCCCGATCTTCTTCTCGCTCTACAAGGTGATCTTTGTCACGCTGGAGCTGCGTCATGCGCCCTGGATCGGCTGGATCAAGGACCTTTCGGCGCCCGATCCGTCATCGATCTTCAACTTCTGGGGTATCCTGCCCTGGGCCGCGCCGGAAACCGGCTCGATCCTGCATCTGCTGTTCATCGGGATCATGCCGCTGGTCCTTGGGATCTCGATGTGGCTGCAACAGAAGCTGAACCCGGCCCCCACGGACCCGACGCAGAAGATGATCCTCGCCTGGATGCCCTGGGTGTTCATGTTCATGCTGGGCAGCTTTGCGAGCGGGCTGGTGCTCTACTGGATCGCGAACAACACGATCACCTTCATTCAGCAATATCTGATCATGCGTAGCCAAGGCTATAAGCCGGACGTGTTCGGCAACATCATGTCGGGCTTCAAACGCGGCGCCAAGCCGGACAAGAAGTGA
- a CDS encoding sterol desaturase family protein produces the protein MENETLIRLGVFLGLFALFAVIEALAPRRIRTQPRQTRWLTNWAIVILDTLTLRLMAVALPLLAVGAAIDAQAQGWGLMNALDLPLWGAVILTVLIFDFAIWAQHLITHKIPLLWRIHRVHHADRDIDVTTAIRFHPVEIALSMILKIGLVYLLGPPALGIILFEIILNGTAMFNHANIRLPLWLDAVLRRLLVTPDMHRVHHSVHRHEHDSNYGFALSIWDRLFGTYIAQPEGGHDRMTIGLEWQDDRPSRLGWALWLPFMRK, from the coding sequence ATGGAAAACGAAACGCTCATCAGGCTTGGCGTCTTTCTCGGGCTCTTCGCGCTGTTTGCGGTGATCGAGGCCCTTGCCCCCCGCCGGATCCGCACCCAGCCGCGCCAGACCCGCTGGCTGACCAATTGGGCCATTGTGATCCTCGACACGCTGACGCTTCGGCTCATGGCCGTGGCTCTTCCTCTGCTTGCTGTCGGGGCGGCGATCGATGCCCAGGCGCAAGGCTGGGGCCTGATGAATGCGCTTGATCTTCCATTATGGGGGGCCGTCATTCTCACCGTTCTGATCTTCGACTTCGCGATCTGGGCACAGCACCTCATCACCCACAAGATTCCGCTGCTGTGGCGTATCCACCGCGTCCATCATGCCGACCGCGATATCGACGTGACCACGGCCATCCGCTTCCACCCGGTCGAGATTGCGCTGTCCATGATCCTCAAGATCGGCCTTGTCTACCTGCTCGGCCCGCCCGCGCTTGGGATCATCCTGTTCGAGATCATCCTGAACGGCACGGCCATGTTCAACCATGCCAATATCCGCCTGCCGCTCTGGCTTGATGCGGTTCTGCGCCGGTTGCTGGTCACGCCCGATATGCACCGCGTGCACCATTCGGTTCACCGCCACGAGCATGACAGCAATTATGGCTTTGCCCTGTCGATCTGGGACAGGCTTTTCGGCACATATATTGCCCAGCCCGAGGGGGGGCATGACAGGATGACCATCGGGCTGGAATGGCAGGACGACCGTCCGTCACGACTGGGCTGGGCGCTCTGGCTGCCCTTCATGCGCAAATGA
- a CDS encoding MOSC domain-containing protein, with product MAEVRALWRHPIKGHGREAVTSVTLNEGQTIPWDRRWAVAHAGAQTDGKAWAPCVNYSRGSKVPALMAITAVSDEAAGTVTLSHPDRPDLTFDPDHETERFLDWVRPLMPENRAQSAMIHRVPSRGMTDTDYPSISLINLASHADLEARMGTDISPLRWRCNIHFDGFSPWEELSWENRTLRIGSAEMTVCEPIERCLATTANPATGERDLDTLGTLNSDFGHQDFGIYAVVSRAGRIQVGDEVTLL from the coding sequence ATGGCAGAGGTTCGCGCGCTCTGGCGGCACCCGATCAAGGGCCATGGGCGCGAGGCGGTGACCTCGGTCACGCTGAACGAAGGGCAGACGATCCCGTGGGACCGACGCTGGGCCGTCGCCCATGCAGGCGCGCAGACCGACGGCAAGGCGTGGGCGCCCTGCGTGAACTATTCGCGCGGATCAAAAGTGCCTGCACTGATGGCGATCACTGCGGTGAGCGACGAGGCCGCGGGCACAGTGACCCTGAGCCACCCGGACCGCCCGGATCTGACCTTCGATCCGGATCACGAGACCGAGCGGTTCCTGGACTGGGTGCGCCCGCTCATGCCTGAGAACCGCGCGCAATCGGCCATGATCCACCGCGTCCCGTCACGCGGTATGACGGATACTGATTATCCCTCCATAAGCCTGATCAACCTCGCCAGCCATGCCGATCTTGAGGCCCGGATGGGGACTGACATCTCGCCCCTGCGCTGGCGCTGCAACATCCATTTCGACGGATTTTCCCCCTGGGAAGAACTGAGCTGGGAAAATCGCACCCTGCGTATCGGCTCTGCCGAAATGACAGTCTGCGAACCCATCGAACGCTGCCTCGCCACCACGGCCAACCCTGCCACGGGTGAACGAGATCTTGACACGCTTGGCACGCTCAATTCCGATTTCGGCCACCAGGATTTCGGCATCTACGCCGTCGTATCACGCGCGGGCCGGATCCAGGTCGGAGACGAGGTGACCCTGCTATGA
- the ribA gene encoding GTP cyclohydrolase II, giving the protein MSLAPDITETIARARADLRMGVPVVLQGPSEAMLVVAAETLSDARLRDLRALPGGPVLAITARRAETLKARAYDGDLARVHIPDDVGLGWILSVADPADDLNAPMKGPLMTARDGTADLARLALQLVKSARLLPAAVLMPVEDGEAFGGAERLTIIQVAEATPQLTEASPMHSVVSARLPLQVSEAGRLHVFRPEDGGEEHYAVEIGRPDRAKPVLARLHSACFTGDLMGSLKCDCGPQLRGALAQMGAEGAGVLLYLNQEGRGIGLANKMRAYSLQDQGFDTVEANHRLGFEDDERDFRIGADILRRLGFSSVRLMTNNPAKIDMMRAHGIDVAERVPLHVGENPHNEAYLATKAAKSGHML; this is encoded by the coding sequence ATGAGTCTGGCCCCCGACATCACCGAAACGATCGCCCGTGCCCGTGCCGATTTGCGCATGGGCGTGCCCGTGGTGCTGCAAGGCCCTTCGGAGGCCATGCTTGTCGTCGCGGCGGAGACGTTGAGCGACGCGCGGCTGCGCGACCTGCGCGCCCTGCCCGGCGGGCCCGTTCTGGCGATCACCGCACGGCGGGCCGAAACCCTGAAGGCCCGTGCCTATGACGGCGATCTGGCGCGCGTGCATATTCCGGATGACGTGGGGCTTGGCTGGATCCTGAGCGTGGCCGATCCGGCTGATGATCTGAACGCGCCGATGAAAGGCCCGCTGATGACCGCGCGCGACGGGACGGCCGACCTCGCCCGGCTGGCGCTGCAACTCGTCAAATCCGCCCGGCTGCTGCCGGCCGCGGTGCTGATGCCGGTGGAGGATGGAGAGGCATTTGGCGGAGCCGAACGGCTGACCATTATCCAGGTAGCCGAAGCAACCCCGCAACTGACCGAGGCCAGCCCGATGCATTCGGTCGTGAGCGCACGCCTGCCCCTGCAGGTTTCCGAAGCGGGACGGTTGCATGTCTTTCGCCCCGAGGATGGCGGCGAGGAGCATTATGCGGTCGAGATTGGCCGCCCGGACCGCGCCAAACCGGTCCTTGCCCGGCTGCATTCGGCCTGTTTCACCGGCGATCTGATGGGCTCGCTCAAATGCGACTGCGGCCCACAATTGCGCGGGGCGCTGGCGCAGATGGGGGCGGAAGGCGCGGGTGTGCTGCTCTATCTCAATCAGGAGGGGCGCGGCATCGGCCTGGCCAACAAGATGCGAGCCTACTCGCTGCAGGACCAGGGGTTTGACACGGTGGAGGCCAATCACCGGCTGGGGTTTGAGGATGACGAGCGCGACTTTCGGATCGGCGCGGATATTCTGCGACGCCTCGGGTTTTCCTCGGTCCGTCTCATGACCAATAACCCGGCCAAGATCGACATGATGCGCGCCCATGGCATCGACGTGGCCGAGCGTGTGCCGTTGCACGTGGGAGAAAACCCGCATAACGAGGCCTATCTTGCCACCAAGGCCGCCAAATCCGGCCATATGCTGTGA
- a CDS encoding putative bifunctional diguanylate cyclase/phosphodiesterase: protein MLQYLPGPHIYALLPALILAGFWLGGEPVLVACAILLPLSLALSGRLRRAIVPTHETDGFVGMDILHETLDKHMRQARGKLLKAACILVEIDDYDAIVERFGRDAAQRVSERTYERLCSIVRNRDSVFMLNDACIAVSVAPVRRLDLDVGLQLAVRMQAAVEEPIALDATTVYVSACVGFCISTQIVDISGKSLAGAARLALQDARCHGPSAIRCYTSGMRELASCAIIQSDEVTRAMESGQIQPWFQPQISTDDGKVTGFEALARWMHPERGVISPAEFMPVLEQSARMERLGEVVLYHALNALTSWDMQGIDVPHVGVNFSPAELRNPRLMEKVEWELDRFDLTPERLVVEILETVVATSPDDTVARNINGLSALGCVIDLDDFGTGHASISSIRRFAVQRIKIDRSFVMKVDQDHDQQRMVSAILLMAERLNLATLAEGVETAGEHTMLAQLGCGHVQGFGIGRPMPFDKTAAWIHSHATKLKTPPIVGRKFG from the coding sequence TTGCTTCAATATCTTCCCGGTCCGCACATCTATGCCCTTCTTCCGGCATTGATTCTGGCGGGGTTCTGGCTAGGGGGCGAACCGGTTCTGGTCGCCTGTGCGATCCTTCTCCCGTTGAGCCTCGCTCTTTCTGGTCGTCTGCGGCGGGCGATTGTGCCCACGCATGAAACAGACGGGTTTGTCGGGATGGACATCCTGCATGAAACACTTGACAAACACATGCGCCAGGCGCGCGGGAAACTGCTCAAGGCGGCTTGCATCCTCGTCGAGATTGACGATTACGACGCGATTGTCGAGCGGTTCGGCAGGGACGCGGCTCAGCGAGTTTCGGAACGGACCTATGAACGGCTGTGCTCGATCGTGCGCAATCGCGACTCGGTGTTCATGTTGAACGACGCCTGCATCGCAGTTTCCGTGGCTCCGGTGCGGCGGCTCGATCTGGATGTGGGGCTGCAACTGGCGGTGCGCATGCAGGCCGCGGTGGAAGAGCCGATCGCGCTGGATGCCACCACAGTCTATGTCTCGGCCTGCGTCGGGTTTTGCATCAGCACCCAGATTGTCGATATCTCCGGAAAATCCCTTGCCGGGGCGGCGCGGCTGGCCCTTCAGGACGCGCGGTGCCATGGGCCTTCTGCAATTCGCTGCTATACCTCCGGCATGCGCGAGCTTGCCAGTTGTGCGATCATTCAGAGTGACGAAGTAACCCGTGCCATGGAAAGCGGGCAGATTCAGCCCTGGTTTCAGCCTCAGATCTCGACGGATGATGGCAAGGTTACCGGATTTGAGGCGCTGGCCCGCTGGATGCACCCCGAACGCGGCGTTATCTCGCCGGCGGAGTTCATGCCTGTTCTGGAACAGAGCGCGCGCATGGAACGGTTGGGCGAAGTGGTGCTTTATCATGCGCTCAACGCCCTGACCTCATGGGATATGCAAGGGATCGATGTCCCGCATGTGGGGGTGAATTTCTCTCCTGCGGAGCTTCGCAATCCGCGGCTGATGGAAAAGGTCGAGTGGGAACTGGACCGGTTCGATCTGACGCCGGAACGGCTGGTGGTCGAGATCCTGGAAACGGTCGTCGCCACCTCCCCCGATGACACGGTGGCGCGTAACATCAACGGGTTGTCGGCACTGGGCTGCGTGATTGACCTGGATGATTTCGGGACCGGTCATGCCTCGATCTCCTCGATTCGCCGCTTCGCGGTTCAACGGATCAAGATCGACCGCTCCTTCGTGATGAAGGTGGACCAGGATCACGATCAGCAACGCATGGTCTCGGCGATCCTGCTGATGGCGGAGCGGCTCAATCTCGCCACATTGGCCGAGGGTGTCGAGACAGCGGGCGAACACACGATGCTGGCGCAGCTTGGCTGCGGCCATGTTCAGGGCTTCGGCATCGGGCGGCCCATGCCGTTCGACAAAACCGCTGCGTGGATCCACAGCCATGCCACCAAACTCAAGACACCCCCGATCGTCGGGCGGAAATTTGGCTGA
- a CDS encoding DMT family transporter, producing MTQALIPNHGDDAGHALRGNITCVMAVLFFAAGFPAAEILLENWGPISLITVRCMLACLLLVPIWLWVDGWRRVAQAPWLRGLGIGALGFGTGTIILLVVQDWTDPVTAVLVAATMPVSAVALEVLLDARRLTRNFLIGLALVLLGGLLATGADLRQGQYGSGLLFGLLASMLFAWGSRQTVKGLPEISTIGQTTITLIGAMMFCLATYDVFLVFGLPGTHAAPLDLTGWSMLFIYAWGAMAISQIFWIFGVARMGVGIASFHLNAAPFYVMLILVVMGGAWEWQRVFGAAILGLGVILAQRRRPVPLPGR from the coding sequence TTGACCCAGGCCCTGATCCCCAATCACGGCGATGATGCCGGCCACGCCCTGCGCGGCAATATCACCTGTGTCATGGCGGTGTTGTTTTTCGCGGCCGGGTTTCCGGCAGCGGAAATCTTGCTGGAAAATTGGGGGCCGATCTCTCTGATCACGGTGCGCTGTATGCTGGCATGTCTTCTGCTCGTGCCGATCTGGCTCTGGGTGGATGGCTGGCGCAGGGTGGCCCAAGCCCCCTGGCTGCGTGGCCTTGGGATCGGGGCGCTCGGCTTTGGCACCGGTACGATCATTCTGCTGGTGGTCCAGGACTGGACCGATCCGGTCACGGCGGTCCTCGTGGCCGCGACCATGCCGGTAAGCGCGGTGGCGCTTGAAGTCTTGCTCGATGCGCGCAGGCTGACCCGGAACTTCCTGATCGGCTTGGCGCTGGTCCTGCTTGGCGGATTGCTGGCCACAGGGGCCGATCTGCGCCAGGGGCAATATGGCAGCGGCCTTTTGTTCGGACTTCTGGCCTCGATGCTCTTTGCCTGGGGCTCCCGGCAGACGGTCAAGGGCCTGCCCGAGATATCGACCATCGGGCAGACCACGATCACGCTGATCGGTGCGATGATGTTTTGCCTCGCCACCTATGACGTTTTCCTTGTCTTCGGCCTGCCCGGAACACATGCCGCCCCGCTTGACCTTACCGGATGGTCGATGCTGTTCATCTATGCCTGGGGCGCGATGGCAATCAGTCAGATTTTCTGGATCTTCGGTGTCGCGCGGATGGGGGTGGGCATCGCGTCGTTTCATCTGAACGCCGCGCCGTTTTACGTCATGCTGATCCTGGTTGTGATGGGCGGCGCATGGGAGTGGCAGCGCGTGTTCGGCGCGGCCATTCTCGGGCTTGGCGTGATCCTTGCGCAGCGCCGCCGACCTGTCCCGTTGCCGGGCCGATAG
- a CDS encoding response regulator transcription factor, whose product MAQLKKILLVDDDEDLREALSEQLVMTEDFDVFEAGNGADAMAKVKDGIYDLVILDVGLPDTDGRELCRLMRKQGVKAPVMMLTGHDGDADTILGLDAGANDYVTKPFKFPVLLARIRAQLRQHEQSEDAIFQLGPYTFKPAMKMLITEDDKKIRLTEKETNILKFLYRSTDGVVARDVLLHEVWGYNAGVTTHTLETHIYRLRQKIEPEPSNARLLVTESGGYRLLA is encoded by the coding sequence ATGGCACAGCTCAAGAAGATTCTTCTGGTCGACGATGATGAAGACCTGCGCGAGGCGCTCAGCGAGCAATTGGTGATGACCGAGGATTTCGACGTGTTCGAGGCCGGCAACGGCGCGGACGCCATGGCGAAGGTCAAGGACGGCATCTATGACCTGGTGATCCTCGATGTGGGTCTGCCCGACACGGATGGTCGCGAGCTTTGCCGACTGATGCGCAAGCAGGGCGTGAAGGCCCCGGTGATGATGCTCACCGGGCATGATGGCGATGCCGATACGATCCTGGGCCTCGATGCCGGCGCCAATGATTATGTCACAAAGCCGTTCAAGTTTCCCGTGCTCCTGGCCCGTATCCGCGCGCAGCTGCGTCAGCACGAACAATCCGAGGACGCGATTTTCCAGCTTGGGCCGTATACGTTCAAACCGGCGATGAAGATGCTCATAACCGAGGATGACAAGAAGATCCGCCTGACCGAGAAGGAAACCAATATCCTCAAGTTCCTCTACCGCTCGACCGATGGCGTCGTGGCGCGTGATGTGCTCTTGCACGAGGTCTGGGGATATAACGCGGGCGTGACCACTCACACGCTGGAAACCCACATTTACCGTCTGCGCCAGAAGATCGAGCCCGAGCCTTCCAATGCGCGCCTTTTGGTCACAGAGAGCGGAGGCTATCGCCTCTTGGCGTAA
- the argB gene encoding acetylglutamate kinase, translating to MKIRKMNRDWIATARTLSEALPYLQRYDGAIVVIKFGGHAMGDDTAMDTFARDMVLLRQVGVNPVVVHGGGPMINEMLGKLDIQSEFVNGKRVTDEATMEVVEMVLSGRVNKRIVQAINGQGGKAVGLSGKDANLITCTPTNPDLGLVGTPSEVDPGILHTLFRDDAIPVIAPLGAGKNGETFNINGDTAAGAIAAALKADRLLLLTDIDGVRNAAGEVVTELSADQIRQMTEDGTIAGGMIPKTETCLTAIEGGVRAAVILDGRAPNACLLELFTDHGAGSIIRA from the coding sequence ATGAAGATACGCAAGATGAACCGCGACTGGATCGCCACCGCCCGCACGCTCTCCGAGGCGCTGCCCTACCTGCAACGCTATGACGGGGCCATTGTCGTCATCAAGTTCGGCGGCCACGCCATGGGCGATGACACCGCGATGGATACATTCGCCCGCGACATGGTGCTGTTGCGGCAGGTGGGCGTGAACCCTGTTGTGGTCCATGGCGGCGGTCCGATGATCAACGAGATGCTCGGCAAGCTCGATATCCAGTCCGAGTTCGTGAATGGCAAGCGCGTGACCGATGAGGCCACGATGGAAGTGGTCGAAATGGTCCTGTCGGGCCGCGTCAACAAGCGTATCGTTCAAGCCATAAACGGTCAGGGCGGCAAGGCCGTGGGCCTGTCGGGCAAAGATGCCAACCTGATCACCTGCACACCGACCAACCCCGATCTCGGCCTTGTCGGCACGCCCTCGGAGGTGGACCCCGGCATCCTGCACACGCTCTTTCGGGATGACGCGATCCCGGTCATCGCCCCCTTGGGCGCGGGCAAGAATGGCGAGACCTTCAACATCAACGGCGACACCGCCGCCGGTGCCATCGCGGCGGCGCTCAAGGCCGACCGGCTTCTGCTGCTCACGGATATCGACGGTGTGCGCAACGCGGCCGGAGAGGTGGTGACCGAACTCAGCGCCGACCAGATCCGACAGATGACCGAGGATGGCACCATCGCGGGCGGCATGATCCCCAAGACCGAGACCTGCCTGACCGCCATCGAAGGCGGAGTTCGGGCGGCGGTGATCCTGGACGGGCGCGCGCCCAATGCCTGCCTGCTGGAGCTTTTCACGGATCACGGCGCGGGCTCGATCATTCGCGCGTGA